The proteins below are encoded in one region of bacterium:
- a CDS encoding Trm112 family protein: MAVVIDKELLEILACPVCKAPVIEQAERLVCTKCGRRYPIRDGIAVMLVDEAEPGAAEPRTP, from the coding sequence ATGGCCGTCGTGATCGACAAGGAGTTGCTCGAGATTCTGGCGTGCCCGGTGTGCAAGGCGCCGGTGATCGAGCAGGCGGAGCGGCTCGTCTGCACCAAGTGCGGACGGCGATATCCGATCCGGGACGGCATCGCGGTGATGCTCGTCGACGAGGCGGAGCCGGGTGCGGCCGAGCCGCGTACGCCGTAG
- the acpS gene encoding holo-ACP synthase: protein MGLDVVEVPRVERVIARWGEAFLGRVFTAAELRHVGASPSVAQRLAGRFAAKEAVMKALGTGWRGVAWREIEIENDALGNPLVRLTGRAAEAALRRGIGSWAVSISHTRDLATAVVIAECPG from the coding sequence GTGGGATTGGACGTCGTGGAGGTGCCCCGGGTCGAGCGTGTGATCGCTCGGTGGGGCGAGGCGTTTCTCGGTCGGGTATTCACCGCGGCCGAGCTCCGTCACGTCGGTGCGTCCCCCAGTGTGGCGCAGCGGCTGGCCGGTCGGTTCGCGGCCAAGGAGGCCGTGATGAAAGCGCTCGGCACCGGGTGGCGGGGTGTGGCGTGGCGCGAGATCGAGATCGAGAACGACGCGCTCGGCAACCCGCTCGTGCGGCTCACCGGCCGGGCGGCGGAGGCGGCGTTACGGCGCGGCATCGGCTCCTGGGCCGTCTCGATCTCCCACACCCGTGACCTGGCGACCGCCGTTGTCATCGCCGAGTGCCCGGGGTGA
- a CDS encoding NAD-dependent epimerase/dehydratase family protein — translation MRILVTGGAGFVGSHVAEAYRDAGHHVAVVDVLSGGRRNNTPPGVMFYRMDIRRPELAEVFREERPEVVSHHAAEANVRASIANPVADAETNVLGTLRVLELAARHHVSQIIFSSTAGALYGEPARLPVDEDDPILPTSPYGFHKYLGEQYLGYYRRMPGLNTTVLRYGNVYGPRQDPQTEAGVIAIFTEALLAGRRPTIFGDGTQVRDFVYAGDVAEANLRAIGRHIDQPMHIATGVGTSVNELAWQLRVLTGASVEPEHGPAVSGEVHKIVLSPARAARVLGWRPSVSLEEGLRRTVEWFRQQGSAGAAGA, via the coding sequence ATGAGAATCCTCGTGACCGGTGGAGCGGGATTTGTCGGGTCGCACGTCGCGGAGGCGTACCGCGACGCGGGCCACCACGTCGCGGTCGTGGACGTGTTGAGCGGCGGCCGGCGCAACAACACGCCGCCGGGGGTGATGTTCTATCGCATGGACATCCGGCGGCCCGAGCTCGCGGAGGTCTTCCGGGAGGAGCGCCCCGAGGTCGTATCGCACCACGCCGCCGAGGCGAACGTCCGCGCGTCGATCGCCAACCCGGTCGCGGACGCGGAGACCAACGTGCTGGGGACGCTGCGGGTGCTCGAGCTGGCGGCCCGCCATCACGTGTCCCAGATCATTTTCTCGTCCACGGCCGGCGCGCTGTACGGTGAGCCGGCGCGGCTGCCGGTGGACGAGGACGATCCGATCCTGCCGACGTCGCCGTACGGATTCCACAAGTACCTTGGGGAGCAATACCTCGGGTACTACCGGCGCATGCCGGGGCTGAACACGACGGTGCTGCGCTACGGCAACGTCTACGGACCGCGCCAGGATCCCCAGACCGAGGCCGGCGTCATCGCGATCTTCACCGAGGCGTTGCTCGCGGGACGGCGTCCCACGATCTTCGGCGACGGGACGCAGGTGCGCGACTTCGTGTACGCGGGCGACGTCGCGGAGGCGAACCTCCGCGCGATCGGGCGGCACATCGACCAGCCGATGCACATCGCAACCGGCGTCGGCACCTCGGTCAACGAGCTCGCGTGGCAGCTCCGGGTGCTCACCGGGGCATCGGTCGAACCGGAGCACGGCCCGGCCGTCTCCGGCGAGGTGCACAAGATCGTGCTGTCGCCCGCGCGCGCCGCGCGCGTCCTTGGGTGGCGGCCGAGCGTCTCGCTGGAGGAAGGGCTTCGGCGCACCGTCGAATGGTTTCGACAGCAGGGTTCCGCGGGCGCCGCCGGCGCGTGA